The DNA window GCAAAAAGAGATGCTGTGTGGCGGGtatattgattttcttttcttttattgttttagtTTCATGAAATTATTCTGCCTCAGTGATTAATTTTTGTTACGCCTTTTTTGTCATTCTTCTTGTCCTCAGAGGCTCCATAAATGTTTGAGAACACTCGGCTTTGATGTGATTGAGATTATCTCAACTAATGTAGGCAATATTTGTGAGGTAAAATCTATGTTATTGTGAAATATGTCAGTTTGATGGTTGGAACATTAAACGTATTACTACTGTGGTCCATTTACTTGTTTCTGTTATCGTCTGTAGCTAACCTTTTTGGGATGTGTTTTCTAGAGTCTAATTGGACCAATGGGGTTGATGAGTGCCAATCCACTTGAACAACGGGCAGCAATATGTTCTCTATGCACTTTGATGTCAATAGCACCTGAAGATACCTTCTCACAGTTTGAGAAGGTATTTTGCTTGTACTTGTTCAATGTCAGTTGTTTCATTTTTTCTTGGTGCTGATCATTGACGTGAGCTCCCTCCACTTTGCAGCATCATACAGACCTTCCAGATCGTCATTCCCATGATATGCTTTCAGAGAATGACATTCAGGTGTGGCTTCTGAAGCTATCTACTCCATTCATGCCAGTTTCTTGGTTGATCATCTTTTTACTTCCTCATTGTCATTCCCTCGATATGCTTTCACAGAATTGTGGTTTATGATTTAGGTGGAAGAATACTATGTCATAAGATAGCCTTTTTTTGCCTATTATGTTCTATGTAGTTTTAGGTTATTgtttattcttattcttatatatatatttttttgttaaggCTTAATTCTATCTTTCATATGTTGTTTTAGATTTTCCGGACTCCTGAAGGAATTCTTTCCAATGAGCAAGGTGTTTATGTTGCAGAATCTATTACTTCTAAGAATTCTAAACCAATTGAGGTCTCACCTCTACTTTTCTCTTTGTCCTCTTTGGTTTGCTGCTCTCTTTTGACATACCTTTTTAGTCattcatattattttatcttcTATTCCCAGGACCATATCAATTCTAACCATCATGGAAAGAGGGAGTTATCTAGTAGAGCAGCTGGTGTTGGTGGGAGAAAGGATACTGGGAAGTCAACAAAGAAAGCTGGCATGTCAACTTGGCTTTCATTTCATAGCTTCACGATTTCTATTGCTtgattaattacataaaattgtCCTTGTCATTAATCCGTACAGATAAAGGAAAGACTGCAAAAGAAGAGGCACGAGAGCAGCTTCTTAGAGAAGAGGCATCTATACGCGAGAAGGTTCGGGGAATACAGAAGAACCTATCTTTGATGCTGAATGCAATGGGGGAGATGGCTGTTGCTAATCCTGTTTTTGCACATAGTCAATTACGTTCCCTGGTATGTTCCGTTTTCTGCCCTAAATTTCCTTCTAGGTATCATCCATTGATGAGAATGTTTCATGGTGGTCTCTTAAATTCTAGCTGTATCCTCCTTGATGGAGGTGAGATATTGTTACCATGTGGTTCCTATCTTAACTGCCAGATGGCACATACTATGAGGGTTCAATTTAGGTAAGGTTTCTTATACTTTTACTCAGGTTTTCCAATAACAGCTAGCTGATTCAGTGTGGACCCCAAGCCAAACTTTATGATGAGTTGGCAATTTAAAATATGTGATCCACTTTCATTGGGGAACTTTTGGAACAGGAGATAAGAAGCCTTACCTATGGTCATGTTGAGTGGTACTATTTCATAGTGGTTGAGTTTAAATTTCTTACGCCTTCACCTATTAGGTCTGTTCTGAATATGGAGTCAACAGTTTAGGTCATTTGCTTCTTTCATTGCCTTTTTTCCCCTGTTCATGCTGTAGGTCCATTTTCTCAGTGGGCCTACTTGTGAGGGGATTGTTAAGCAGTGTTGTCTAACGCCAGTTAACCTTTTTTGTGGCCATATATTTAAGTTGAGCCTCTATATTGTAAATTGTTTTAGGTTGGATCATAGCCAGTTTATCCACTTATCATACTTTTTATAGTTTTCTACTGCACAAAACTTGGATTTTTCTTAGTGAATCTAGTGATTCATGCTATTAAATGTCATGCTTCGATACCTCATTGTGAGCTTATTGAAAATTCTCTTAGATCTAACATTAGTTTCGTCTACTTGTCTTGAGtgcctttcctttttcctttttgctCATTCAACTCAACTTTTATTTGCTCTCAATCTCAATTTGCATTGCCAATACTCTTTTAACACATTTTTTAGAGGAACTTGATTTCTATTTTATTCTCCTTCAATGACGTTGAATTCTTggttttcctttgctgttaatttcATATTTGTTCTCCACCAATTAGTTGGTATGGATTTTGTCTTTACATTCTTCAGGTCATGTTTGttgatcttttatttttttcaggttAAGTTTGTTGATCCTTTACTGCGATCACCAATTGTTGGTGATGTGGCCTATGATACATCAGTGAAGCTTGCCCATTGCTTAGTGCATCCTCTATGCAATTGGGCCCTTGACATTGCTACTGCTTTACGCCTAATTGTGACTGATGAAGTTCGTATTCAGTTGGAACTCATTCCTACTGTGGATGAAGTAGCTGAAGAAAGACCGTCATTGGGTCTTTTTGAGAGAATAGTAAATGGATTGTCCGTGTCTTGTAAATCTGGACCTCTACCTGTGGATTCCTTCACTTTTGTCTTTCCTGTAAGATATCCTACTTTCATATGTTATTGAGTAcattcaatcaaattttcatgGTAAATGGATTGTTTGCGTCTTGTAAATCTGGACCTCTTATATATGTTTGTCATCAGATAATGGAGCGGGTTCTATTAGCATCCAAGAGAACAGGACTTCATGATGATGTTCTCCGGATTCTTTATATGCACATGGATCCCCTTCTGCCTCTTCCCAGGCTTCGCATGCTATCGGTTACGCACTCAAACTTTCAACCTAATTAACAGATTTATggtttataatttcttttatttctttaccGGTTCTTTCTTGCTATATCatccattttattttatatttttgcagGCTCTCTATCATGTTCTAGGTGTTGTTCCAGCTTACCAAGCATCAGTTGGTCCTGCGTTAAATGAGTTGTGTCTTGGCCTGCAGCCAGATGAAGTAGCATCTGTATGTCCTTAACTATTTCCTTATTTTCTACCATATACTCATTGACAAATGCGAtctatctaataattttatttttaaaggctTTGTATGGAGTGTACGCAAAAGATGTTCATGTAAGGATGGCTTGCTTAAATGCCTTAAAATGTATTCCGTCTGTTTCTGGTCGGGCTCTTCCTCAAAGTGTTGAAGTTGCGACAAACATTTGGATCGCTCTACATGATCCGGAAAAGGTTCGGCTTAAAGCTGCTTGCATGAAAATTTAAAAGTTGATTGTTTTTGGCTTCCATATGAGTAGTCATTCTCTTATTATCTCTATGCTTTCAGTCCATTGCTGAAGCTGCAGAAGATATATGGGATCGCTATGGATATGACTTTGGGACTGATTACTCTGGGATTTTCAAGGCACTTTCTCATATAAATTACAATGTGCGCTTGGCTGCGGCAGAGGCATTAGCTGCTGCTTTGGATGAAAACCCAGATTCTATACAGGTTTGTTGATTTTTGCCTTCACATTACTTTTGCATTGTTGTTATCTGACTTTTTTGGGTGATATTTTCAGGAATCTCTTTCTACCTTGTTTTCTTTATATATCCGTGATTCTGGTTTTGGTGAGGAAAATCTTGATGTTGGTTGGCTTGGTCGGCAAGGAATAGCATTAGCTTTGCATTCTGCAGCTGATGTGCTAAGAAAAAAAGACCTTCCTGTTGTTATGACATTCCTGATATCGCGAGCACTGGTGTGTTTTCTTTCCTATTTTTGgtaatacttattaaattaaactGGCTTCGCTATATAAGCTTGGAGTAGTTCCTCTTGTATATTATTGTGTTGCACAAGTTTTTTACTTTTAGTTATTCTTTTaatagaatattagaataactaATTTGTGAATATTTTTGCATTTCAGGCTGATCCTAATGCTGATGTTCGTGGAAGAATGATTAATGCTGGTATAATGATTATTGATAGGCACGGAAGGGACAATGTTTCTTTATTATTCCCAATTTTCGAAAATTACTTGAATAAGAAGGTTAacctttcttttaaattataattctttCTATATATTTTCTGTTGATTCTGTGTTCGCATAATCAAGCACTGGAGTACATTGATTTTCTTTTCATGTAATTATGCATAACCTTCTGCACATTTGTGCATAAATTATTTTTGTGTAGGCATCAGATGAAGAAAAATATGATCTGGTTCGTGAAGGTGTAGTTATTTTTACAGGAGCCCTAGCAAAACATTTGGCAAAGGTGTTGATTTACTGCTCCTTTCTTATCATATAAAGATCATGGCATCATCCTAGTTTAGCTCTAAgatacatacttttctttacagGATGATCCTAAAGTGCATGCGGTTGTAGAGAAGTTGTTGGATGTGTTGAATACTCCTTCCGAAGCTGTTCAGCGGGCAGTCTCGTCATGCCTATCTCCTTTAATGTCGTCAAAGCAAGTATGTGCCATCTGGTGCTAAAAATGGGTTTTTAGGCTCAGAAATAAGAACTTGTGtgccttttattttttgtaaatatgcATGGTAATTTCTCCTCAAGAAATATGGTGTTTCTCAGGATGAGGGATCTTCTTAATGTTAATATTGCTTATGTAGGATGATGCAGCAGCACTTGTTTCTAGACTGTTGGATCAGCTGATGAAGAGTGAGAAATATGGTGAACGCCGTGGAGCAGCTTTTGGACTTGCAGGAGTGGTCAAGGGGTTTGGTTTATCATCTTTGAAGAAATATGGGGTTGTGGCTGTGCTACGAGAAGGTTTTGCTGATAGGTGTGACCTCCTTTTTTATATAGCGGAGGCTATTATTTTAGTTACTTCTGAACTTTAATTGCTCTCCTTTTCTGTTTATTTTGATTGCTTTAATCTATCCCCACCCTTCTTGCCGGCCCCAAATTAATCACTTTTTATCCATATTAAATTGGCATAGCTGCTTATCCTTGTTATGAACATCGGTTATACTTTTAGTGGCTCATTTAATtccttttctcatttttctttttttccattttctgcTACAGAAATTCTGCGAAATCTCGTGAAGGAGCGCTGCTAGCATTTGAGTGCCTTTGTGAATATCTGGGAAGATTGTTTGAGCCGTATGTCAACAATCATTGGGGCCTAGTTATTGTTTAATTCCATTTTATATAGATAAATCCTTCTACAACATTTTATATTCTTGACTTGTGATTTTGGTCAGGTATGTTATTCAGATGTTACCCTTGCTATTGGTTTCTTTTTCTGATCAAGTAATCGCTGTTCGTGAGGCTGCTGAATGTGCAGCTCGTGCTATGATGTCTCAACTGAGTGCACAAGGAGTAAAGCTTGTCCTTCCATCTCTTTTAAAGGTGATGTTTATGTTTGTTTTCCTCTTCACccctttttcttaaactttctgATGCACTTTGTTTTGTGGTAGTGAATGCAAAACTTTTGAACTATATGTTTAAATGTCTACATTGCTTAATGATTCTGAATGGTTTGGTACACTTTTATGTTCTGCTCTTATGGACCTGAGTATACCAGTTCCATTTTCTGGACCTAAACTGTTAGGCACTTGTGATGAGCCACAAGCAAGGGTTCATGTCCTTGTGCTGTAACGAATGTGGTTCTAAATACTTTACTGTGCATGTCTAGGGTCTTGAAGATAAGGCCTGGAGAACAAAACAAAGCAGTGTACAACTACTTGGTGCCATGGCTTACTGTGCTCCTCAGCAACTCTCTCAGTGCCTCCCAAAAATTGTCCCTAAATTGACAGAGGTCAGATTTGACTGATTTTTGTTATTTCAGATTCTGGCTGATATTGTACCTTggtttcatattaattttatttggcTTTTTTGTTTCTCTGTTTGTTAATTGCAGGTGTTAACAGATACACACCCTAAGGTCCAATCGGCTGGGCAGACGGCACTTCAGCAGGTTTTAGTTTGTCCTCTTTTATTTagctttaaaattttcttatatggcCATTGTTGAGCTAATTTACCTGTTCTTTTAGGTTGGGAGTGTAATAAAGAATCCCGAAATATCATCACTTGTTCCTACTCTTCTTATGGGTCTTACAGATCCCAATGACTATACAAAATATTCCCTTGATATTCTCCTCCAAGTAAGATTCTGAACCTTAAATTATCAGTTGTGAGTGTTCTCTTTgtctttctaaacttgtgttgaATTTTGCAGACAACGTTCATTAATTCAATTGATGCTCCTTCACTTGCATTGTTGGTACCAATAGTACATAGAGGGTTAAGGGAGAGGAGTGCAGATACTAAAAAGAAAGCTGCCCAAATAGTTGGAAACATGTGTTCCCTAGTCACAGAGCCTAAGGATATGATTCCTTACATTGGGTTGCTCCTTCCTGAAGTGAAAAAGGTGCATTTTTCAActgaaattttagaacttggtacCATTTTTTCTGTGTAAACCCTGTTTGATGTTCAAAATATGAACAGGTACTTGTTGATCCCATTCCAGAAGTTCGATCAGTTGCAGCTAGGGCCATTGGATCTCTTATAAGAGGAATGGGAGAAGAAAACTTCCCAGATCTTGTCCCGTGGTTGTTTGATACGCTTAAATCAGACAACAGTAATGTTGAGCGCTCTGGTGCTGCTCAAGGATTGAGTGAGGTTAGAATTTTTCAGTTATTGAATTTTGACATGTATGTTCTTAAAAATGCATCGAGTTAATTATATGCTTATCGTTCATAGTTGCAACAATATCTAAATTAATTTCATAGGTCTCCTGTTATTAGGCTTAAGggatttagaaattttattggaGAGAAATGCTTGAGTTAGATaagatattgagttttttttGAACCCTCTTGTTTTGACTCTTTAAACCCTTTTTCCTCCATTGCATTTTTCTAATGTTTCATTGTTGTAGAAGAAGTTGCCATTACCTATTAACTTGTTTTCTCTGTGATTGTCTATTTGCTCGTGTTAGGCTTGCGCCTAACTTGCCCTTTTTAGCTAGTTACTTTTTACCAacctgaaaaaggaaaaaaaaaaaatcataagttgAGTATGCATGAGATTTTCCCTTCTATTTTCAGGTCTTAGCTGCTCTTGGTACTGAGTACTTCGAGAATGTACTTCCTGATATTATTCGGAACTGTTCACATCAAAAGGCATCTGTACGTGATGGATACTTGACACTTTTCAAGGTAATCTCATATACCATCTAATATCTTATTTTCACCTGAACTTTTTCTCTTTGGTGGGATTTTCTTAACAGTttcctttttaaaatttgttagtATTTCCCAAGGTCATTAGGTGCTCAATTCCAGAACTACTTGCAGTTGGTGTTGCCTGCTATCTTAGATGGTAAATATTCTTTGCGATCGTTTTGCATGCTTCAAATCCTTATGTGAACCTTCTTTTATAATGATTTTTGGCACggttatttatttgtaaatttcaaTGGCTGCTTATATTCTTTTAGGTCTTGCGGATGAGAATGAATCCGTGCGGGATGCAGCTTTAGGGGCTGGGCATGTCCTAGTGGAGCATTATGCAACAACGTTAGGATTCTTTCtgcttttgtttttgaaattaattttgttCTTGTTTTCTAAAAAAGCTTTAGGATTTTTTCTGTCTTTTCTAATTAATCTTGAGCACGATAGAATTTTGATGGATAATGATGGATAAATTGTATGTCTAGCTTCAACACCTTGCCTTCCAGTAGTGACATAATGATGATCTTTTCTATTTCTCCTTTGACATCAGGTCATTACCACTCCTCCTTCCAGCTGTAGAAGATGGCATCTTTAATGACAATTGGCGAATTAGACAAAGCTCTGTGGAGCTATTAGGAGATCTCCTGTTTAAGGTTTGCATCTTCCTGGAATTTCTTGGCAAATCAGAAATTTTGATTTCCTTGGTCCTTAGGAGATCCAACccaagtgatcttttcttgttgACTTGAAACTCAGTAATTTGTTTTCCGTGTGGTTTTCTATCCAGGTTGCTGGAACTTCCGGGAAAGCTTTACTTGAGGGTGGCAGTGATGATGAAGGTGCTAGTACTGAAGCACATGGACGTGCTATTATAGAGGTTCTGGGAAGGGATAAGCGCAATGAAGTTCTTGCTGCATTATATATGGTTCGAACTGATGTCAGCATTACTGTGCGCCAGGTaattttctccatgttttgtcatgttaaattaattgatgaacTAATGTTGTGACCATTTTGATTTCAGTATATGCAAATTAATACAAAACGCTATTCTCCATTTCCAGGCTGCGTTACATGTATGGAAGACTATTGTAGCAAATACTCCGAAGACGCTCAAGGAAATAATGCCTGTTTTAATGAATACTCTAATTACTTCTCTTGCATCAGCATCCTCTGAAAGGCGGCAGGTTTGTTTTTGTGCTGTTCTCTGTTCTCATTGATAATGTTAGGGTTCACAACTAATCAATATCTGTTGATTATCTAGGTTGCTGGAAGAGCACTGGGAGAACTTGTGAGAAAACTCGGGGAGAGAGTACTTCCTCTTATCATTCCAATTCTATCTCAGGGATTAAAGGACCCGGATGCTAGTAGAAGACAAGTAAGTTTTTCCTCTTCTCTTGATACTATAGTTTCCTGGCAATTTCTTTACAGGAATTGGTTTCTGCCCACCTGGAAGGAGGGTATTGAGTGTGGTCATCCTTTGGTTTAACTACATAAATCTATGCTAATTTATGTATCATCAACAATTATTagatatttgtaattattttgaaTCTATGAGAATGCTATAGTTCTTACTGTTATTAAAATGATTGATGTTAGAAATACTGCTGGGTTACATTGTTATGATAGCTTTTTCTATCTTATCTTTTTATGTCATATACTTGTAAGCATCATTTTTTGCATCTTTTTTTGTGCGGGAAGTCCATTGAAAGTTCGTTGTCTTCATCTAGTTTCCTATGAACCATGCAATATAGTTTAGTTAAGCTTGATTTGTTCTAGTTGCTTATAAATTTCTATAGAAGATATGATATCATGAATGGTAGGGTAGGACTGGGAGGCTAGGTTTGTCTAATGAAGGTTCTTCACATTTGTATTTGTGATTTTAGTTCTTTGCCACAGGATAAATGTTATCTTTAAGaatctgaaattttaatctaTGTTGCTTAGACTTGGGTAGGGTGTCCGTGCTTGTGATTGTCAGACATGTCAACTACCCTAAATCTAACAGACGGGGATTTGGCTACAAAACGTTGAAGAATAGGAAACGGGTGCATGGATTATTTGTGCAATTTTATCTTGTTAGGATGTTAGTAATAATTCTAGAAGCTATCTTATGCCTGATATTAAAAACTTAAGATATGCAATACATTGATATtaaagattaataaaaatatCCAGTAAAGGAAAAGAGCATTATAGATTGATAAAGTTAAAGTAAAAGCATAAGCATAAGCATATATAAGTCTAAAAGTAATGAATTATGATATTATTGGTAATctacttttttttctaaaagtatAATGTccaaatttcataagtatgtccTTGAATCATAAGGTTCAAAtacaaaaatatgataaaaagcTAAAATTGTGAATAAAGCCAAACCCTTTTTCAAAGCCTTAACTAATCAAAATCCAAATACCATTTCAATCTTTCAtctttaaatgttaaaatgtacTTGCCTATTGCAAAATAAAAATTCATCTCCTTCCCTCATTTTTTCATTCTGGAAAGAAGCAATCTggactttcctttttctttttctccttcacAAGTGTTGCATTTCTAGTTCCAATTGGTTATTGGAACTTCTCTTCTCCTTGTTTTTTTTCCTTGATTTTGGAATTTTCCTCCACCTTCGTACTGCTTTCtcttttcaattttattctttttcgTCGAATCCTTAGTTCTGATATGCAGTTCTTCCTGGTCCTGGTTTTTGCATAATTTATGTGATGAAATTTAGTATTTTAAGGGAAAATATATACTACAATTGAAGAAATTGAGATGGCTAATCATATAAAATTTCTGTACTGGGCATCGACTTGGCTCAGTTAGTGGTAATTAATTTGGAACTGTCTGACAAATTTGACACAGATTCCTTGCCCTTGTCAGTATCGAGTCATGTCAAACAGGTGCAGCACAAAAAATGATGAGTCCAACTAACAGAGATTTTGATTCCTCTCTGTGTGCATGGTGTTGATTTATATGATACTTGTAGTTTTGGTGACTGGAATTCACATGGTTGACAGGGTGTATGCATTGGTTTGAGTGAAGTGATGGCAAGTGCCGGTAAGAGTCAGTTATTGAGTTTCATGGATGAGCTTATCCCTACCATTCGTACTGCTCTTTGTGATAGGTTTGTTCTAATTTTGTTTCTGTTAGGAATTGTTCTCTATCTTTAATTTTACAAGACATTATGTCATACAATTTTTTCCAACAGTGTTCCTGAGGTACGTGAGTCAGCAGGATTAGCATTCAGTACACTCTATAAGGTACATTTTTGTTCTCTGGTTTCACTTTAACTTTGATTTATGGGTAGTTTCAGATAGAATGAATCATAAAATGTCATGATGCAGAGTGCTGGTATGCAAGCAATTGATGAAATTGTTCCAACATTGTTACATGCTTTGGAGGACGATGAAACTTCTGATACTGCTCTAGATGGTCTCAAACAAATCTTGAGGTTATATTTTCATGCCCTCTTTAGACTATGATTTGCTGTTTGTTTGGCATGGTTTCATATAATTGCCCATTCTAAATTGTTCTCTTATCAACTTTAGTGTCAGAACTACTGCTGTGTTGCCTCATATATTGCCTAAGCTGGTTCATCGTCCCCTTTCGTAAGTTTTCACTCACTTATGTTGGATTTCTTTCTCAAAAATAAAGATTtgaaaaaataaaggaagaaaacTGTTCAATGACTCTGCTCGGTTACTAATTTGCATTTCTGTCCAGGGCCTTCAATGCACATGCTCTTGGAGCTTTGGCAGAGGTTGCCGGCCCTGGCCTTAACTATCACCTTGGTACCATCCTGCCTGCTTTACTTTCTGCAATGGGTGGTAATGACGTGGTACACATCTCCTAATCCTTCCTCTGTAATTCTCATTGTGAATTTCAAATGCGATCTGAGTTTGTATTACATTAATTGTTTTTAAGCACATTAAAGTTTCTGATTTGGTGGCATCTTGCTGCCTGTTTATTGTGGATTTTACAGGGTGTTCAACCTCTGGCTAAGGAAGCTGCAGAAACAGCTGTCTTGGTCATTGATGAAGAAGGCATTGAACCGTTAATATCAGAGCTTCTTAAAGGAGTTGCTGATAGTGAGGTTTGTCTGATATGCTGTTAATGTTCTCTAAGGCTCTCTATCTTTGACTGACACACATGCACTTGCTTTTGATGACTTACCGTGGTTTTGGGTATCAATTAGAAGTTCATCTTATTTGATTGGCTGACACACATGCAATTGCTTTTGGTGGCTTTCAGGCATCAATTAGAAGAAGTTCATCGTATTTGATAGGATACTTCTTCAAAAACAGCAAACTTTATCTAGTTGATGAAGCTCCAAACATGATATCTACCTTAATTATTTTGCTTAGTGATACAGATTCTGCCACTGTTGCGGTATGTTATGAGCTATTCCTTCTCTTTTGTTGTTCATTTACAGGTTGTATCTTGCATCTTACGTTTGGTTTGACAGGTTGCTTGGGAAGCTTTATCCATGGTTGTCAACTCAGTTCCAAAAGAAGTGCTTCCTTCATATATAAAGTTGGTACGCGATGCTGTATCTAGTGCAAGAGATAAGGAGCGCAGAAAAAAGAAGGTGAGTGCTTGCTTTTTTTCCACACAGACAATGGTTATCAGATGTGAGTGTTGTGTGGATAAGAAAActataacttttttttgtttaatccACTTGCAGGGAGGCCCTGTTGTTATTCCCGGATTCTCTCTTCCAAAAGCTCTTCAACCATTGCTTCCGATATTTCTTCAGGTGTTCCTGCTTTTCATTTCTCTCCAAAGTGTGTTGTCTGTCATTATCACCTTAAATAGATATTTGAAAACGTTGGAGTTTCCTGAAACATACTATGTTAAATTAGTGCTGGTGAAAATAGAAGTTCATTTCTTTTTTCATCCACTTATATTAtagataaatgaaagaaataataacaaTTACTACATAAATGTCACTAATGGATATCGAAAATGTGTTCTTTCTATCCTACAATCAGATTACAATTTGTCTTTAGCATTGTATGTATAATGTCATCTTTGCATgttgaaattataaaaagttgGGATGATCCTTGGATTGCAAGACAATTGCTACTTTGATTATTCTTTCCTTTGTAAGTTTACATTTGTTTCTATGGTGAAcacaatttattgaatttagttgtctgtttgaaacttttttttttgcatcaatgaaatatattttctgttgttttggCCTGTTACTTTATCCATGTATTCCCCTGACAAATTGATATGGAATTAATAAATTATTCCTGACTGCATCTGCAGGGTCTGATTAGTGGGTCAGCTGAACTCAGAGAGCAGGCAGCCCTAGGTCTTGGGGAGCTTATTGAAGTGACTAGTGAACAATCACTGAAGCAGTTTGTCATCCCAATAACTGGGTATGTACTGTTGGAAACTAACAGgttgaaataactaaaaatgatGTCACAATTAGAGGCTAGAACAAACTGCCTGGCAAACTTGTGGGTAAACAATGTTTGGTCAACTGCTGTTCTGCCTGGCTTGGTTTCGTGATGGTGCACAAAAGCCTGGTTTTGAAGTGTTAATACTCTTGAGTCTGAGGTGGTCCCCAGGGTGCTGATGCCTCTGTTGGAGTAGCTAATATATATCTCTAATTTCCAGagaagtaaattaaaattttattttgtttttacagTGGCCACAATATGTCTAATCTGATAAGGTGGCAAGTTCATTTTTATGCGGTATGGAAGTCGAAGCATCAATAGAAAgaacaaaaaatgaaattgatatgaaactgaaagACAGTGACCACAATTTATCTAAGCTGATAAGTTTTCTGGAAGACTTTTGTACTAGGGTTTCACATTCTTTAATGAGTTTAATCCTAATCCTTGGACAGAGATGAGCCCAATCTAATCCTAGCGATCCG is part of the Gossypium hirsutum isolate 1008001.06 chromosome D11, Gossypium_hirsutum_v2.1, whole genome shotgun sequence genome and encodes:
- the LOC107961923 gene encoding protein ILITYHIA; amino-acid sequence: MADSSPMESLISIAGSVSTASTKKRVRIFRNELPPIIANSDMSPEFTSLLVDIIFTTFPIYDDGGSRKAVNDVIVRTLGEVTFMKSFAAALVQAMEKQSKFQSHVGCYSLLKWSCLLLSRSQFATVSKNALCRVAAAQASLLHIVMQRSFRERRACRKTFFHLFSQSPDVYDSYIEEIKDARIPYKDTPELLCLLLEFSSSVPSKFEQSKPIFLDIYVKAVLNAREKPTKGLSESFRPLFARMSHEDLQSVVIPSSVKMLKRNPEIVLDSVGILLSSVDLDLSKYAKEILSVILPQARHAEDGRRVVALAIVRCLSQKSSNPDACESMFNVVKAVLGGSEGRLAFPYQRIGMINALLELSNAPEGKYLNSLARAVCGFLLTYYKDEGNEEVKLAILSAIASWAARFADALQPDLVSFLASGLKEKEALRRGHLRCLQAISKNPDALLQISSLLVPLVQLVKTGFTKAVQRLDGIYALNIVGKIAAADIKAEETLAKEKIWSLISQNEPSLVANSMVAKLSIEDCMSCVDLLEVLLVEHSRRVLETFSAKLLLQLLLFLMCHSSWDVRRKTYDATKKIVAAAPQLSEVLLLEFTDFLSLVGEKISTLKISDADNSPDNQLHNVHSVEVLVKALAVISSTALATTPSDSTRIIFCSHHPCIVGTAKRDAVWRRLHKCLRTLGFDVIEIISTNVGNICESLIGPMGLMSANPLEQRAAICSLCTLMSIAPEDTFSQFEKHHTDLPDRHSHDMLSENDIQIFRTPEGILSNEQGVYVAESITSKNSKPIEDHINSNHHGKRELSSRAAGVGGRKDTGKSTKKADKGKTAKEEAREQLLREEASIREKVRGIQKNLSLMLNAMGEMAVANPVFAHSQLRSLVKFVDPLLRSPIVGDVAYDTSVKLAHCLVHPLCNWALDIATALRLIVTDEVRIQLELIPTVDEVAEERPSLGLFERIVNGLSVSCKSGPLPVDSFTFVFPIMERVLLASKRTGLHDDVLRILYMHMDPLLPLPRLRMLSALYHVLGVVPAYQASVGPALNELCLGLQPDEVASALYGVYAKDVHVRMACLNALKCIPSVSGRALPQSVEVATNIWIALHDPEKSIAEAAEDIWDRYGYDFGTDYSGIFKALSHINYNVRLAAAEALAAALDENPDSIQESLSTLFSLYIRDSGFGEENLDVGWLGRQGIALALHSAADVLRKKDLPVVMTFLISRALADPNADVRGRMINAGIMIIDRHGRDNVSLLFPIFENYLNKKASDEEKYDLVREGVVIFTGALAKHLAKDDPKVHAVVEKLLDVLNTPSEAVQRAVSSCLSPLMSSKQDDAAALVSRLLDQLMKSEKYGERRGAAFGLAGVVKGFGLSSLKKYGVVAVLREGFADRNSAKSREGALLAFECLCEYLGRLFEPYVIQMLPLLLVSFSDQVIAVREAAECAARAMMSQLSAQGVKLVLPSLLKGLEDKAWRTKQSSVQLLGAMAYCAPQQLSQCLPKIVPKLTEVLTDTHPKVQSAGQTALQQVGSVIKNPEISSLVPTLLMGLTDPNDYTKYSLDILLQTTFINSIDAPSLALLVPIVHRGLRERSADTKKKAAQIVGNMCSLVTEPKDMIPYIGLLLPEVKKVLVDPIPEVRSVAARAIGSLIRGMGEENFPDLVPWLFDTLKSDNSNVERSGAAQGLSEVLAALGTEYFENVLPDIIRNCSHQKASVRDGYLTLFKYFPRSLGAQFQNYLQLVLPAILDGLADENESVRDAALGAGHVLVEHYATTSLPLLLPAVEDGIFNDNWRIRQSSVELLGDLLFKVAGTSGKALLEGGSDDEGASTEAHGRAIIEVLGRDKRNEVLAALYMVRTDVSITVRQAALHVWKTIVANTPKTLKEIMPVLMNTLITSLASASSERRQVAGRALGELVRKLGERVLPLIIPILSQGLKDPDASRRQGVCIGLSEVMASAGKSQLLSFMDELIPTIRTALCDSVPEVRESAGLAFSTLYKSAGMQAIDEIVPTLLHALEDDETSDTALDGLKQILSVRTTAVLPHILPKLVHRPLSAFNAHALGALAEVAGPGLNYHLGTILPALLSAMGGNDVGVQPLAKEAAETAVLVIDEEGIEPLISELLKGVADSEASIRRSSSYLIGYFFKNSKLYLVDEAPNMISTLIILLSDTDSATVAVAWEALSMVVNSVPKEVLPSYIKLVRDAVSSARDKERRKKKGGPVVIPGFSLPKALQPLLPIFLQGLISGSAELREQAALGLGELIEVTSEQSLKQFVIPITGPLIRIIGDRFPWQVKSAILSTLSIMIRKGGIGLKPFLPQLQTTFIKCLQDNTRTVRSSAALALGKLSALSSRVDPLVSDLLSSLQASDSGVREAILTALKGVVKHAGKSVSPATRTRIYTLLKDLIHHDDDQVRMFASSILGVISQYMEKSELSDLLQELLDLSSSSNWADRHGAVLTLSSLLRHNPSTIFMSPECPSILLRLKSSLKDEKFPLRETSTKALGRLLLYQVQSDPLNSAALLDVLSSVLSALRDDSSEVRRRALSAIKGASKANPSVIMTHLSLIGPALAECLKDSSTPVRLAAERCALHSFQLTKGTENVQAAQKYITGLDARRIAKFPEHSDDSDESEDEQASS